TCACGGTGTTGGTTCGCTAAGCTCACGGCTTCTCTTCAGGGATATGGGTTTACCCAACATTAAGCTGATTATTCTCTTTTAGCTTGGTTCGTGGAGACATGCGACtttatgttttagtttatgtggatgatttgttGATTGGTGGTAAAGACTCTCAAGCTATTGCAAAATTTAAAGGTTATCTTAGAAAATGTTTTCGGATGAAGGACTTGGGAGTGATCAAATATTTCTTGGGCATTGAAGTTTCACGATCTTCTAAAGGTTTTTATTTATCTCAGCGTAAGTACGCTTTGGACATTGTGAATGATTGTGGTTTGCTTGGGGGTCAACCGGTTTCTACTCCTCATGAGCAGAATCACAAGTTATCGGTTGAGACAGGGGATTTCTATGACAATCTGCAACACTATCGCAGGCTGGTTGGGCGCTTAGTGTATCTTACTTACACGAGACCGGAACTAACTTATGTCATCAATATGTTGTCTCGTTTCATGAAACAACCTCATACTAAACATTGGGAAGATGCAACACGGGTAGTACGATATCTTAAAGGGTGCCCTGGGCAAGGTATTTTCTTCAGTGCTGACTCGGATTTGCAAATTACAGCTTATTGTGACTCGGATTACTCATCATGTTCGGTGTCCAGCCGTCATTATCAGGTTTTATCGTGATGATGGGGGACTCTCCTGTGACATGGAAGGCGAAAAAGCAAGATGTAGTGTCTTGTACTTCGACAGTAGCGGAGTATCGTGCTATGAGTTTTACTACACGGGAATTGAAATGGAATCGTGAGCTTTTGTCGTGTTTTGGTGTGTTTCACAAGCAAGTTATGCGGTTGGCTTGTGATAATAAGGTTGCTTTGTATATTGCCGTGAATCCGGTGTTCCATGAGTGGACAAAGCATATTGAAAATTAATGTCATTTTATTCAAGATGAGATTCAGAATGGCTCACTTACTACTTTGCACATTACTACGACAGAACAGCTGGCAGACATTTTTACCAAGGCATTATGATCTCCACATCTCCACAATTTACATATTTACGTGGCAAGTTGGGCATTCGGGATCTtcatgctccaacttgaggggAGCGTTATGTaaatattagatataatatcTCTAGATATGTTAATGTTCCTTATTTCATATATTCTAGGGCCTTCTACCTAGGTTTCctcacatatgtatatatacttgtgTATTGTGATTAATAAGAACAAGACATTCTCTTCAACCTTTGTCAATGTGCTCGTCGAGCTTTCATGACAACAAGTTAAATCCTAAAAAGGTTGGACGACCTCGAGTGGTTTGTCCGGTTTATCAATTTGACGAGTTAGTCGGTTACTCTTTGTCGTTTCCTCTTAACGGTTTCCTCTTCTCCCTTTTGCGAATGTCATACGTccgtgtttataaaatattgtgTCAATTTATCGACTTAAATGACTGTAATAACCTTGTCCACATTCCAAGAATCTCGTCTATTTCTCAAAATGCTATTTGGGCCTTGCAGGTGTCCATGGGCTGGACCTCATTTTGGGGGTGAAAACCACCCCGAGCAGATCCTAGAGCGTTGCGGTGCAGCATtggacttttcttttttacaccGTCTTCGTCATCTATGATAGGACTTGACAAGAAGAAGGAAATGATATTGGCTTGTGATGATCATCCAAGGATCTCCACTCTAAGATCTATTATGGGACTCGTGAGTGATGCACACTCATCAGGAAAAATAGAAAAGCAATTTAGGAAAAGATGGGTCGTCGAAGAAGTTAAAAAGAAACCAATATTGATGGAGAAGACATTGAAGCATCCATCCAAGATTTTGGACATGGAAAATTCCaacaccaaaagaagaagagaggagtaGACTACGTATAACGTGTGAGGTACTTGTGTCTTTTGGTCAATGACAATGACCATGTGTTTTATACgttgtcttctctctttcttcacaCTACGTTTAATATGTGTGCATGCTAGTTTTTAATTTCAAGTTGTCAAACAGTTTgcacaaaatctctcaaatatCTACGAGTGAATTGCATCTACACTCACTTTGGGTGGGACGTTTCGGCTACATGTGTACTTTTCCATACTTTTTacaatttttcattattttatgaCTATTTTGCCCTTAATCACctctttagaaaataaattaaaaaacatcaaacaaaaaccTTTATCTCTTTGccgctttctctctcttcttcatctttccttttttttttttctttgttggaaAGCAAATTGAGATGGATCGTGTTGTGTCGAAGATCTTAAGCTTTTGTATAATTGATGGGTAAGGAAATTTGAGGGTCAATGAGTCTGCTCGCTTCTACTGGTAAATTGAGTCTCCACAGAGTCTGAGAATTGCAGGTAGAAGATAAATTTAGCGGCGATCACAAATTAGACAATCACATGTGTATGTGCAATTGGATTCATATTCTATAGATCTGCACTTTTGTTTATGGTAAGTTTGGATTCTGAACTGTGagtttttttaatgattatcgATTttcattgtattttatttttgggaaaactatccATTTTCATTGTGTGGCAATCTCTTTAGGCTTCAATTTATGATTCAATTTAATCATCGAGAACGATTTTATCTATATGTGAATATCCCTTGTTCAGTCTTTCATTGATACCATATTGATTTATTCTccaatttgttaattatttgttgatttttctttcaatttgcAGAAATCTCCATCTTCAAGAAAATGTGTTGATGACACAAGAATCTGACCATATGGTCATTACTCCGTGGACATCTAATATGTGTTTGTGGAAGAATTTTTGGAATTACAGAACAAAGTGAGAGCCGTAAACGATCTCTATATAAGCAAGATAGAAATGATGCATAGGTGGTTGTGTGGTGCTTGCCACATTGAATAACCTTACCATTCTTCTGAAAATGAACACTTGAGAAGCCGTAAGACATAGAAAGATAATTCtactttgttttcttaatttggttttaCTAACTCTACAATCCGTTCACATATATCCACAAGTCCTTGAACCAATGAAAAACTAGAATTAATGTCATCCACATACAAAGCATGCCCAAACATTTCATTCTCTTCACAAACTATACCATCATTTACATATGTCCATGCGGCCATGGAAAAATGGAACCTATAGCCACTGCATATAGATACGAAGAACATCCAAACATTATGACGTAAATATTCATGATTTCCATCTAAGTCCATCCACTAAACTTTGACCATGTGGTCATTACCCCTAATTTCTTAACATGTTCTTGTTGAACACGAACACATGCTTACTCTTCTGAGCACAAACAATTTAAGTAAcctaatatgttttcttttgagcTGCTTGTGATTATTATTCGACTTAGTTGTGTTATATGCGTTTTTATGCTACAATCCATAACATGTCATAATATCTTGTGATTGCTATCCAACTTAGTTGTGTCATGTTCCGTTCTCTCAAAGCAAACAAGTAAATTTCTAAGTTATAACTGttgcaaaaaaaatagattcttAGCTATCTAGTTTAAAgactaattaacaaaaactttGACTACACATTGAAACACGAAATAAAgcaattcataaaaaaaaaaagtattaagtgttcatatattttttatgaattgatttggttagttaatatatattcattcatataattttgttaatcaCAAAAGCAATAccaccaaaatttatatatataagtaatatcCATAAATTCTGGTGTCTATGACAAACGTGTCCATATGGAAACGTATTTATTGATCGAGGTTATAGtgcaatttttttgaaataaaaaatatgtttttacaaaTAGAAAGTTATAAAAATGTTAGAGAACATCCTTTAAATCATGTTCATGGGATGGTAGATCGCTAATAATGATAGTTTGTAACTTAGAACATAGTTGTTCTAATTAAGTGGTTAATGATAGTTTGTATCCATAATAATATGTTCACTtagacctttttgttttttaaattttaatatgtgtgagTGTTCACGTAGACTTGACCACATACATATTAGTTACAAACaacttctaaaattaaaaacaaacaaagaactTGTTGCGTTAGACAAAATTCACGGATACTTGAAAAACAAACACTCACACATGAAagttttataaaacttattCAAATGGATAGCTATTTGcagatgtaataatttgttataGTTCAATGAGGATTCATTCACATATATTCTACTTGGCATTCACAACCACTGaatcaaaatctttaatatGCCTAATCTCTTCTCTTGATGTAGCAACTCTTACACTATAACAAGCAACTCCTCATGACTCTCTGTTCTCCTATCAACCAACCTCTCAACCATCGCAAGCTCACTCTCCgcaacaatgaaaacaaacacaGCTGAGCTCCCAAGAATCTTCATCTACGTCTTCGCTCCTTGGATATCAACTCTCGAAACAATGTCGTACTCTTAACCCATGAACTCTTGAATCTGCTTCTTAGGTATCCCTTTGTAATCTCCGTAAACGAGTGCATGCTCAAGAAGCTCATCTTTCTCAACCATTGACAAAAACTCATCTTTCGAGTCAAAGAAGTAATCTTTACCGTCGATCTCTCTTGGCTCATCGGACGGCTCGTAGCTGTGACAACAAAATGGAGACTTTGACGAACTTGTCGAAGCTTGTTGATGGTTGCGTCTTTGCCAACTCCGCTTGTTCCACTTATCCGGTGATAAAAGGGTTTGGTGGAGgagttattggattgttgttgaaGCAAGAACCCATATGGAATTTGAGTGAGCGAAGTAATTCAGGTTTGGTGGCTGTTGGTATAGAAGGGGAGTTAGGTGAATCTACCATTTTTAAGGAGGAAAAGAGGAGACGACGGAGAGATTGAGGATCGTAAGATGGCAATTTGAAGATGGGTTTGGTTGAAATTGGCAAGATTGTGgaacagaagagagaagatgagattTTACGAAACATTTGGGGATTAAAGGGTTTGTGAGAGAATTGGTTGTTGATTTGGTGGTTTCTTTTATCTAATTGgaatagaaaaattattatatgaaatagtgagaaaagagaattttgtgagaagatgacaaaaaaaaaaacaaaaaaaaaggtgaggTTGGATAAaagtagagtagaaagaaaagaaaacgaaacaaaTACTTGAAGTTGAAAACGTCAAAAGTGTGCATCCTTGGGTAAACGAATTCGACAAGACCTATTTTACTAGTTTCATCCTTTTTTGATCATTGGTTAAAGCTTAATCACCTTCTCTTAAAATGACTCCACGAGACCACGACAATGCTTATATCAGCACCTTCTTGGCAAAACGACCAAACACAAAAGCGTGACTTGGGACGTACTTAGGTAATTTGTTTAACTAAACTAGTTGTCAACCATGAATGCGGGTAGGCATGTGCATGGATTTTTCGGTTAATTTTGGTTCAGGGTCTTAGCCGCTTGGGTTACGGTTTATCTTTTCAGGTTTGCAAAAATAATAAGGtccataaaaaatgaattatattttgaattggTTTGTCTTAAAaatgttggtttggtttggattcGGTCTCATATCTGTGTATAACATACACAGAAATAATTAATTGTTATCccaacaaaaaagataaaataattaattaattttaattcatattaaagatgtttagtgtatttttaatattttctctacttttatattaaaacatttgTTATCAATAAATTTCGATTAATTCTGTTCGGTTTCCGAAAACGTTCGTTActatcaaaacaaattaaaacatgaaaacatttgAATAAAGATCAGAACAGTTAATTAACTTATTCCCCACTATTCAGCCAATCAAGTGATTTATCGCAAATAATATCATTCATCCTTCTACAtatttgtaaaccaaaaaaaaagtcaacgaGATGGGTGTGAGAGTGTGACATTAAAATCTGCGATGTGGCTAAGGCCTAAGGTAAAAGCATCTCTGCTTGGATCATGCTCGTTGTGCTTCACAGGAGGCACAAGTCAAACACTCACATTTTCTTCTACATttaattcacttttttttttcgtagttCTCCTGTTAGTAGCTTTTAgtattagtttttatatttccTACGAACCACTACattttttatacaaaactaGATTTTGGTCTTTAACTTTCTTGAAACAACACATTTCTCATATATCTACAACATATATACAAGctctgaaaataaataattgatgaTCGTAAGTTAGTTATATATGACAGGAAATAACAATTGTGATTATAAGTTTCAGTGAAAGAAACTATCTGcgtacaaattaaataaatttactcAATAAATTCAAAATAGATTAAGATCATCTAAATTAGTAAATTCTATATAAGTAATAAGGAGAAATGTGTGTTCTACATACTGATTGAAATTTAtggaaacataaaatctgaaacCTAACCACATCAATATCAATTAAGTGGCATGAATTTGTATAACCAAATTATGAGCcacaatatataaaaacaacGTTACATTAATAAAGATGATGTACACGTTTGAGTTTCTACTACATAGAAGATATCATCTCCACGTCGACAAagagcacacaaaaaaaaagaagataacatCTCCcaaaaaaagtagagaaatcgtgttaaaacttaaaagttacTACTAATCAAGACTAAGATCCCTAATTACTGTAATTTGAAACATAGTTAaggattaaaacaaaactaaagagTACTTAATTATACAACTTGTTTATAACTAAGCCTCGTCGTTCCTTAAGTAAATcgtcaatcttttttttctttctagaagaCTAGAACAGCACTTCTTGACCCTCTAGTGACATGTTATTAATGATCAAATCGTGGCTTTGTTCATCAAAGAGCCATTTCTCGAACAAAGAAAGAGAGCCTTGTGTAATTAGACCATTAATATCATGGTCTAATAGTTTAGGCTTCTCTTCAGCTTCATCCATGGAGTTGAAGCTGAATAAAGAATGGTCAACcccttctccatctccttcgGTTGTGCTAGGGCTAGAAGCTGCCGTGGTAATAGCCATCCCGGTGGCTGCAACTGGGGAGGGCACCGAGGTCTTTGGTGTGTCTTTCATGAAGTTCTGAAGCAAACGAGCGATGTTCTCAGCGCTTGAAGCATAGACCCCAGATGGGTATGGATTAGTGTTtcttgtggtggtggtggtggtggtggtggtagaggaagaagaagatgatggaccATAACCAAGATCGGTTAGAGAGAAATTAGTAGGGTTTTGTGGTTTGTCAAGAGACAAGGCATCACAAAGAGCTTGTTTAGCCATGTTGATATCTGTCTGAAGCCTTCTCTCCCATTGACCTTTGCTAGAGCTGTTGCTTTGATGTGAAGtagtgtttttgtttggtgaagAGAAGTCTTTACTATCAACACCATTATTGATAGTACTATCACAAGAATCATTCATCTTCTTGAGCTTTTTCTTCAAATGAGTGTTCCAATAGTTCTTTATATCATTGTCTGTCCTTTCTGGAAGGTATGATGCTATAGCTGCCCACCTTCATAATTATTTGGTCCCCAAGTTATTTAAAGTTCAAAACCTTATCTCTATACATACCAAAAGAAGTTTCGCATATATAGATCATGTGCATGTGAATATGTATGAATTTACCTGTTGCCCAAAAGAGCCTGAAGATGGAGAATCATCTTCTCTTCATGCTGAGTGAAATTTCCACGCTTAATACCAGGCCGAAGATAATTAGTCCACCTCAATCTACAGCTTTTGCTACATCTCCTCAAACCTAAATCAccacaacaataaaaaaaagaaaataattaaaacattaataagaGTAATTTAGTTTGTGATATGTGGACAAAAAAGCAGGTGAAATAAATCGGATATTATTACAATTTTTGCTTTTCATTAAATGATCATACCAACCAAATTGAAACCAGACCAAAAGAATCacaaacccaagaaaaaaaaaacaaaaaaaacattaaaggcTACTTCTGAAGAGTATAGGGGTTAACaactgaaattaaaatattattttcgtcaaaaacaaaaatcatataaaagatCAAGCTAGAAGAAGATACCTGTGTGAGTAGGCACAGATCTCCAGTTTCCAGGACCATGATCTTGGATGTAAGAAACCAAGATGATATCTTCCTCTGGTGTCCATGGCCCTTTCTTCACTCCAATCTTATCACANAGAGCCATTTCTCGAACAAAGAAAGAGAGCCTTGTGTAATTAGACCATTAATATCATGGTCTAATAGTTTAGGCTTCTCTTCAGCTTCATCCATGGAGTTGAAGCTGAATAAAGAATGGTCAACcccttctccatctccttcgGTTGTGCTAGGGCTAGAAGCTGCCGTGGTAATAGCCATCCCGGTGGCTGCAACTGGGGAGGGCACCGAGGTCTTTGGTGTGTCTTTCATGAAGTTCTGAAGCAAACGAGCGATGTTCTCAGCGCTTGAAGCATAGACCCCAGATGGGTATGGATTAGTGTTtcttgtggtggtggtggtggtggtggtggtagaggaagaagaagatgatggaccATAACCAAGATCGGTTAGAGAGAAATTAGTANACCAACCAAATTGAAACCAGACCAAAAGAATCacaaacccaagaaaaaaaaaacaaaaaaaacattaaaggcTACTTCTGAAGAGTATAGGGGTTAACaactgaaattaaaatattattttcgtcaaaaacaaaaatcatataaaagatCAAGCTAGAAGAAGATACCTGTGTGAGTAGGCACAGATCTCCAGTTTCCAGGACCATGATCTTGGATGTAAGAAACCAAGATGATATCTTCCTCTGGTGTCCATGGCCCTTTCTTCACTCCAATCTTATCACAGCATGGTGGTCTTCCCATCTCAGTCTcctctatgtatatatatgtgtgtatatcaCCCGGTGATTATGGCAAGAATGGAACGGTTTGTGGTATGAGTAGAGAGAAGGGCTTTGATGATGATCAGATGTATATATAGACAAAGAAAAGGTTAATCTTTTGAAGCTTTTTACTTTTGCTTGAGGGCTTGGGAAATGATAGGGTTGAAGAGTAATAAGACAAAGGGGTACAAGTGGTGTGGTTGGTTTTGTCTGAAGATGTTGAGAGAGAGCTTGCCTATATTTATAGAGAGAGTTAAGCACTTAAGCTGATGAGTGAATTGTGCAATAATAATAGAGTTTAAAGTAACAATAATAAAGAGTGGGGTTTTGCTTTCAAAGAGTCAACATGGACAGCCAAAGGCATTTTCTCTCCTGCTCTCCAAAGTCagcctcctctctctctctctctccccaccATTACTCcatgctttctctctctaatattAGCCTTCAGCTTTCTTTGTAGCTAGTCCTTTCATATTATCGCAAAGTAACCCCTAATTTTGTCTCCACATGCATGAGAacaattgtattattttttaggtATTTAATCTGATTGGGTTTagactttaaagactttaaTTTGACCGTATAAAGCGATCCACAATGAGAGTGAATTGTATAGTATAATTTAAGTATATAACTTCTATTGATGTAACTAAAACCTTCTAATTACCCATTAGGAAAacgtatataaaaataaaacaggcAAAAAGTAGTCTTTCATGTGAATCTGTAAATTGTATTTCTACTTGCATGCTCATTATATACTTGTGTGTGCGATGATTATAATGTCATTCCTCCACAAAATTACTAGACAAGCTTAAATATATCCCCAATATAATTCTCTACAACATtcttttgtagactatataattttaataagttggttacaaacaggttatacattaataatatattaattggttacaaatagatttttttttttttttgaacaaatagGTCTTGTATTCATTAAAACAACAATATACAGGGATACAAAGGTTAAGAGTTTTTTGAAAGCAGTGCTTGATAAAACAACAAGAAGCAAAATAAAAGATAGATAAATCAACACCATATCCAAGAGATGTTGGAGATTTGGGCAATAAAGCTCCAAACCACAAGCAAATCCAAGG
The sequence above is drawn from the Camelina sativa cultivar DH55 chromosome 4, Cs, whole genome shotgun sequence genome and encodes:
- the LOC104780564 gene encoding myb-related protein 306-like isoform X1, translating into MGRPPCCDKIGVKKGPWTPEEDIILVSYIQDHGPGNWRSVPTHTGLRRCSKSCRLRWTNYLRPGIKRGNFTQHEEKMILHLQALLGNRWAAIASYLPERTDNDIKNYWNTHLKKKLKKMNDSCDSTINNGVDSKDFSSPNKNTTSHQSNSSSKGQWERRLQTDINMAKQALCDALSLDKPQNPTNFSLTDLGYGPSSSSSSTTTTTTTTTRNTNPYPSGVYASSAENIARLLQNFMKDTPKTSVPSPVAATGMAITTAASSPSTTEGDGEGVDHSLFSFNSMDEAEEKPKLLDHDINGLITQGSLSLFEKWLFDEQSHDLIINNMSLEGQEVLF
- the LOC104780564 gene encoding myb-related protein 306-like isoform X2 gives rise to the protein MGRPPCCDKIGVKKGPWTPEEDIILVSYIQDHGPGNWRSVPTHTGLRRCSKSCRLRWTNYLRPGIKRGNFTQHEEKMILHLQALLGNRWAAIASYLPERTDNDIKNYWNTHLKKKLKKMNDSCDSTINNGVDSKDFSSPNKNTTSHQSNSSSKGQWERRLQTDINMAKQALCDALSLDKPQNPTNFSLTDLGYGPSSSSSSTTTTTTTTTRNTNPYPSGVYASSAENIARLLQNFMKDTPKTSVPSPVAATGMAITTAASSPSTTEGDGEGVDHSLFSFNSMDEAEEKPKLLDHDINGLITQGSLSLFEKWLFDEQSHDLIINNMSLEGQEVLF